One genomic region from Gossypium hirsutum isolate 1008001.06 chromosome D13, Gossypium_hirsutum_v2.1, whole genome shotgun sequence encodes:
- the LOC107942466 gene encoding nudix hydrolase 19, chloroplastic, which produces MVKRAAMLSVSLFFSSSSSSHLLFLSKTLTKRTCFSSLSTMSINLNAHAFAGNPIRSKTPKAHDPLSPSSAFQSLKTHLLQNPETTSLPPPPKSPLFKVLPFRKGRPLASSSITGNNDDDVPIWHLGWISLPDCKNFLGKCGVDLTEDSLVYLGSKVEDDVVYWAVDVSGESRLVPELGDKQFCFVELRTLMVATDWSDSIAMGELAIAGHARALLEWHNLSRFCGHCGEKTIPKEAGRRKQCSNESCKKRIYPRVDPVVIMLVIDRENDRALLGRQSRFVPRMWSCLAGFIEPGESLEEAVRRETYEEAGIEVGEVVYHSSQPWPVGPSSIPCQLMVGFFAYAKSLEINVDKEELEDAQWHSREVVRKALAVAEYKKAQKTTAAKVDQMCKGVEKGRSLSADFNVESGELTPMFFPGPFAIAHHLISTWANQGVPTDGVEASSKQPSSSISNL; this is translated from the exons ATGGTCAAAAGGGCAGCCATGCTCTCtgtttctctcttcttttcttcttcttcttcctctcatCTGCTCTTCCTTTCTAAAACCCTAACAAAAAGGACCTGTTTTTCTTCCCTATCTACCATGTCCATCAACCTTAACGCCCATGCATTTGCTGGTAACCCCATAAGATCCAAAACCCCTAAAGCCCATGACCCACTCTCCCCTTCTTCAGCTTTCCAGTCCCTCAAAACCCATCTCCTCCAAAACCCAGAAACCACCTCCCTTCCACCTCCTCCAAAGTCCCCTCTTTTCAAGGTCTTGCCTTTTAGAAAGGGCAGACCTTTAGCTTCTTCGTCTATCACAGGGAATAATGATGATGATGTGCCCATTTGGCATCTGGGGTGGATCAGTTTACCTGATTGTAAGAATTTTCTGGGGAAATGTGGGGTGGACTTGACTGAAGACTCTTTGGTTTATTTGGGTTCAAAGGTTGAAGACGATGTTGTTTATTGGGCTGTTGATGTTTCTGGGGAAAGTAGATTGGTCCCTGAATTGGGTGACAAACAGTTTTGCTTTGTGGAGCTTAGAACACTAATGGTGGCTACTGATTGGTCTGATTCTATTGCCATGGGTGAATTGGCTATTGCTGGTCAT GCTCGAGCATTGCTTGAATGGCACAACCTATCACGATTTTGTGGCCATTGTGGAGAAAAAACAATTCCCAAAGAAGCTGGAAGAAGGAAACAATGCTCCAATGAATCCTGCAAAAAGAGGATTTACCCTCGTGTTGATCCT GTTGTCATTATGTTGGTCATTGATAGAGAAAATGATCGTGCACTTTTAGGTAGACAGTCTAGATTCGTACCTCGAATGTGGAGTTGTTTAGCCGGATTCATAGAG CCAGGGGAAAGCTTAGAAGAAGCAGTGAGGAGAGAAACATATGAAGAGGCCGGTATTGAAGTCGGAGAAGTTGTTTATCATAGTTCTCAGCCATGGCCGG TTGGTCCGAGTAGCATACCATGCCAGTTGATGGTCGGGTTCTTTGCATACGCTAAATCTCTTGAAATAAACGTGGATAAGGAAGAACTAGAAG ACGCACAGTGGCACAGTAGAGAAGTCGTGAGGAAAGCATTGGCGGTTGCAGAATACAAGAAGGCGCAAAAAACGACCGCAGCCAAAGTAGATCAAATGTGCAAAGGAGTCGAGAAGGGACGGAGTTTGTCGGCAGATTTTAACGTCGAAAGTGGGGAACTCACTCCCATGTTTTTCCCCGGTCCATTCGCGATTGCCCATCACCTCATCTCTACCTGGGCTAATCAAGGTGTACCGACTGACGGTGTCGAAGCCAGCTCAAAACAGCCTAGCAGTTCCATTTCGAATCTATAG
- the LOC107942462 gene encoding 3-oxo-Delta(4,5)-steroid 5-beta-reductase produces the protein MSWWWAGAIGAAKKKFEEDETPKSFKSVGLVIGVTGMVGNSLAEILPLSDTPGGPWKVYGVARRPRPSWNADHPIEYIQCDVSDPNDTKSKLSQLTDVTHIFYVSWTMRTSEAENCETNGSILRNVLRSVIPNAPNLRHICLQTGSKHYLGSFELLGKIQLHDPPFTEDLPRLNALNFYYHQEDILFEEIEKKEGLTWSVHRPAIIFGLSPYSLMNLVGSLCVYAAICKHEGKPLHFPGSKAAWNCYYEASGADLIAEQHIWAAVDPYAKNEAFNVTNGDVFKWKQLWTVLAEQFGIEEYGIVDGENRGLEEMMKGKEGVWEEIVKEKQLQKRSLEEVGNWWFVDLAFSAEVPLLNTNKSKERGFLGFRNSQKSFVTWIDKMKAYKIVP, from the exons atgagctGGTGGTGGGCTGGTGCTATCGGAGCTGCTAAG AAGAAATTTGAGGAAGATGAGACACCGAAAAGCTTCAAGAGCGTTGGGCTGGTCATTGGAGTCACCGGCATGGTGGGCAATAGCTTGGCTGAAATCCTCCCGTTGTCCGATACCCCCGGCGGCCCATGGAAAGTATACGGGGTGGCTCGTCGGCCCAGACCCAGTTGGAATGCCGACCATCCAATAGAGTACATTCAATGCGATGTATCTGACCCGAATGACACCAAATCGAAGCTCTCTCAACTTACTGACGTCACCCATATCTTCTACGTCAGCTGGACCATGCGAACTTCCGAAGCCGAGAATTGTGAAACCAACGGTTCCATACTCCGCAATGTTTTGCGTTCCGTGATCCCAAACGCACCCAATCTCCGCCACATCTGTCTACAAACAGGATCCAAACATTATCTTGGATCGTTCGAGTTGTTAGGTAAAATCCAACTGCATGATCCGCCTTTCACAGAAGATTTACCACGGTTGAACGCTCTCAATTTTTACTACCATCAAGAAGACATCCTCTTTGAAGAAATCGAGAAAAAAGAAGGATTAACCTGGTCTGTGCACCGACCCGCAATCATATTCGGGCTTTCGCCTTACAGTTTAATGAACCTCGTTGGAAGTCTTTGCGTTTACGCCGCCATTTGCAAACACGAAGGCAAACCGTTACACTTTCCTGGGAGCAAAGCCGCTTGGAACTGTTACTATGAAGCTTCGGGTGCGGATTTGATTGCGGAGCAACATATATGGGCGGCGGTGGATCCGTACGCCAAAAACGAAGCCTTTAACGTGACCAATGGGGATGTTTTCAAGTGGAAGCAGTTGTGGACCGTTTTGGCAGAGCAATTTGGGATAGAAGAATATGGGATCGTGGACGGGGAGAATCGGGGGTTGGAGGAGATGATGAAAGGGAAGGAAGGAGTGTGGGAAGAAATAGTGAAGGAGAAGCAGTTGCAGAAGAGGAGTTTGGAGGAGGTGGGAAATTGGTGGTTTGTAGATCTGGCATTTTCGGCGGAAGTGCCGCTACTCAATACGAATAAGAGCAAGGAGCgtgggtttttggggtttaggaaTTCCCAGAAGTCGTTTGTTACTTGGATTGATAAGATGAAGGCTTACAAGATTGTGCCTTGA
- the LOC121225003 gene encoding cytochrome P450 71A1 — protein MAAAKRKRSRQRTKEEETKTIYLLTNVQQGSNLLYTTCHQAACTVTAAWLANFNIDMLLYNCGDMAFAPYGEFWRQVKKISSVREEEVELLISKVRGACLKGESINLSEMLTSVSSNIASRCILSHKSEEEDGCSKFGQLGKRLLVLFTGFCIGDMFPYLRWMDVLTGHIPSMKALSTEFDAFLDHVIEEHRALEVDGQVSNKKDFVSIIMQLQKDGMYEMDLTRDNIKAILLDMFVARSDTTTATIEWMMAELLKHPNVMKRVQQEVRTVVGNKSKVVIEDINKMDYLKSVVKETLRLHPAAPLLGPRRTSASVKLGGYDIPSDTTIIINGWAIHRDPKWWENPEGFIPERFEDSSNTDFQGQDFHFIPFGFRRRACPGMQFGVVTTEYVVANLLYWFDWKLPAGEIPENLDMAELYGLTCHKKTPLRVIPYFSL, from the exons atggcagcagcaaaaagaaaaagatcaaGACAGAGAACAAAggaggaagaaacaaaaacaatttacttgctcacaaacgtgCAGCAAGGAAGCAATCTGCTATACACAA CATGTCATCAAGCTGCATGCACTgtaacagcagcatggttggccaatttcAACATAGATATGTTGTTATATAACTGCGGGGATATGGCTTTTGCACCCTATGGCGAGTTTTGGAGACAAGTTAAGAAGATCAGT TCTGTTAGAGAAGAAGAAGTTGAACTTCTTATCAGCAAAGTTCGTGGTGCTTGTCTTAAAGGAGAGTCCATTAATCTGTCGGAGATGCTAACCTCGGTTTCAAGTAACATAGCTTCTCGATGTATTCTTAGTCATAAAAGTGAAGAAGAAGATGGGTGCAGCAAGTTTGGGCAGTTGGGTAAAAGGCTGTTGGTTCTCTTCACCGGTTTCTGTATTGGTGATATGTTTCCTTACTTGAGGTGGATGGATGTGCTTACTGGACATATTCCAAGTATGAAGGCATTATCTACGGAATTCGATGCATTCCTTGACCATGTAATTGAAGAGCATAGAGCTCTTGAAGTTGATGGCCAAGTTTCCAATAAAAAGGACTTCGTTTCTATCATCATGCAACTCCAAAAGGATGGCATGTATGAGATGGACCTCACTCGAGACAACATCAAAGCTATCTTACTG GACATGTTTGTGGCAAGAAGCGATACCACTACGGCGACAATAGAATGGATGATGGCTGAGCTTTTAAAGCATCCAAATGTCATGAAAAGAGTCCAACAAGAGGTAAGAACTGTGGTGGGGAACAAATCCAAGGTTGTTATAGAGGATATCAACAAAATGGATTACTTAAAAAGTGTAGTTAAAGAAACTTTAAGACTGCATCCGGCAGCTCCTCTTCTGGGCCCTCGAAGAACATCTGCAAGTGTAAAACTAGGGGGTTATGACATCCCTTCTGATACCACAATCATTATCAATGGATGGGCCATTCATAGAGACCCCAAATGGTGGGAAAATCCAGAAGGGTTCATCCCGGAGAGGTTTGAGGATAGCTCCAATACTGATTTTCAAGGTCAAGATTTCCACTTCATCCCATTTGGTTTTAGAAGAAGGGCATGTCCTGGGATGCAATTTGGAGTTGTTACTACTGAGTATGTGGTGGCCAATCTTCTCTATTGGTTTGACTGGAAGTTGCCTGCTGGTGAAATTCCTGAAAATTTGGACATGGCTGAACTCTACGGTCTCACGTGCCATAAGAAAACACCTCTTCGTGTTATACCTTATTTCTCtctttaa
- the LOC107942464 gene encoding cytochrome P450 71A1 gives MDLLNVVQVYINPLFLSLVLLFSLLIWLKPAKKKNLNLPPSPPKLPIIGNIHQLGMLPHRSLRDLSRNYGSLLLLQLGYNPTVLISSPELVKEIVKNHDIIFSNRPRTTAVDMLFYNCGDMVFAPYGEFWRQVKKISVLELFSHRRVNSFQFVREEEVDLLISEIRGACLKGESINLSEMLMSVSSNIASRCILSHKSEEEDGCSKFGQLGKRLLVLFTGFCIGDMFPYLRWVDVLTGYIPSMKALSAEFDAFLDHVIEEHRTLEVDGQVSNKKDFVSIIMQLQKDGMYEMDLTRDNIKAILLDMFVAGSDTTTATIEWMMAELLKHPNVMKRVQQEVRTVVGNKSKVVIEDINKMDYLKCVVKETLRLHPAAPLLAPRRTSASVKLGGYDIPSDTTIIINGWAIHRDPKWWENPEGFIPERFEDSSNIDFQGQDFHFIPFGFGRRACPGMPFGVVTTEYVVANLLYWFDWKLPAGEIPEHLDMTELYGVTCHKKISLRVIPLLKNEVKFKSFKSKVDNVVPYNNKIK, from the exons ATGGATCTCTTGAATGTAGTCCAAGTTTACATCAATCCATTGTTTCTATCTCTGGTTCtccttttttctcttttgatttgGCTTAAACcagcaaaaaagaaaaacctgAATCTGCCTCCATCACCCCCAAAGCTACCTATTATCGGCAACATACACCAACTTGGCATGCTTCCTCACCGCTCTCTCAGAGACCTCTCAAGGAACTATGGTTCTCTCTTGCTTCTACAATTGGGGTATAATCCAACAGTACTGATTTCATCACCTGAATTGGTTAAAGAAATTGTGAAAAACCATGACATTATTTTCTCCAACAGACCAAGGACTACGGCTGTAGATATGTTGTTCTATAACTGCGGGGATATGGTTTTTGCACCCTATGGTGAGTTTTGGAGACAAGTTAAGAAGATCAGTGTTCTTGAGCTTTTCAGCCATCGACGAGTCAACtcatttcagtttgttagagaaGAAGAAGTTGATCTTCTTATCAGCGAAATTCGTGGTGCTTGTCTTAAAGGAGAGTCCATTAATCTGTCGGAGATGCTAATGTCGGTTTCAAGTAACATAGCTTCTCGATGTATTCTTAGTCATAAAAGTGAAGAAGAAGATGGGTGCAGCAAGTTTGGGCAGTTGGGTAAAAGGCTGTTGGTTCTCTTCACCGGTTTCTGTATTGGTGATATGTTTCCTTACTTGAGGTGGGTTGATGTGCTCACTGGATATATTCCAAGTATGAAGGCATTATCTGCGGAATTCGATGCATTCCTTGACCATGTAATTGAAGAGCATAGAACTCTTGAAGTTGATGGCCAAGTTTCCAATAAAAAGGACTTCGTTTCTATCATCATGCAACTCCAAAAGGATGGCATGTATGAGATGGACCTCACTCGAGACAACATCAAAGCTATCTTACTG GACATGTTTGTGGCAGGAAGTGATACCACTACGGCGACAATAGAATGGATGATGGCTGAGCTTTTAAAGCATCCAAATGTCATGAAAAGAGTCCAACAAGAGGTAAGAACTGTGGTGGGGAACAAATCCAAGGTTGTTATAGAGGATATCAACAAAATGGATTACTTAAAATGTGTAGTTAAAGAAACTTTAAGACTGCATCCGGCAGCTCCTCTTCTAGCCCCTCGACGAACATCTGCAAGTGTAAAACTAGGGGGTTATGACATCCCTTCTGATACCACAATCATTATCAATGGATGGGCCATTCATAGAGACCCCAAATGGTGGGAAAATCCAGAAGGGTTCATCCCGGAGAGGTTTGAGGATAGCTCCAATATTGATTTTCAAGGTCAAGATTTCCACTTCATCCCATTTGGTTTCGGAAGAAGGGCATGTCCTGGGATGCCATTTGGAGTTGTCACTACTGAGTATGTGGTGGCCAATCTTCTCTATTGGTTTGACTGGAAGTTGCCTGCTGGTGAAATTCCTGAACATTTGGATATGACTGAACTCTACGGTGTCACGTGCCACAAGAAAATATCTCTTCGTGTTATACCTCTTTTGAAAAATGAAGTGAAATTCAAAAGTTTCAAAAGCAAGGTTGATAATGTTGtaccatataataataaaataaaataa